Proteins encoded together in one Triticum dicoccoides isolate Atlit2015 ecotype Zavitan chromosome 7B, WEW_v2.0, whole genome shotgun sequence window:
- the LOC119336176 gene encoding probable long-chain-alcohol O-fatty-acyltransferase 4: MAAALMDGELGSLLKATAAVWAAMYYARMAAALIRPGAARLAALLPAVALFCAIPFAFSTTTFRGSSAFFLCWLGTFKLLLLAAGRGPLDPSLSLPHFVFSASLPVKFRQPTSTPAKSKDQDPASGRGHGPAKILVSGAVIPFIIYAYQFKDAMSWWQLVLLYTAHIYLSLEFLLGSVHALIHGVLGMEMEPQVDRPYLASSLRDFWGRRWNLMVPAILRPSVHGPVRARFGDAAGVMATFLVSGLMHEVMFYYIMWQPPSGEVTAFFVLHGACTAAEGWWARHAGWWRPPRAVAVPLTLAFVGGTGIWLFFPAMVRGGLDELVLQECHGLVAAMEQAGRWLAGGAAAGPILSTR, translated from the coding sequence ATGGCGGCGGCGCtcatggacggcgagctcgggagCCTACTGAAGGCCACGGCGGCGGTTTGggcggccatgtactacgcccgcatGGCCGCCGCGCTCATTCGCCCAGGCGCCGCTCGCCTCGCCGCGCTTCTGCCCGCTGTCGCGCTCTTCTGCGcgatccccttcgccttctccaccACCACGTTCCGCGGCAGCTCCGCCTTCTTCCTCTGCTGGCTCGGCACCTTcaagctcctcctcctcgccgccggccgcggCCCCCTGGACCCGTCCCTCTCCCTCCCCCACTTCGTCTTCTCCGCCTCCCTGCCCGTCAAGTTCCGGCAGCCCACCTCCACCCCCGCCAAATCAAAGGACCAAGATCCCGCTTCTGGCCGCGGACACGGCCCGGCCAAGATCCTCGTCTCCGGCGCCGTCATCCCCTTCATCATCTACGCGTACCAGTTCAAGGATGCGATGAGCTGGTGGCAACTCGTCCTCTTGTACACCGCGCACATCTACTTATCCCTGGAGTTCCTGCTGGGCTCGGTGCACGCCCTGATCCACGGCGTGCTGGGCATGGAGATGGAGCCGCAGGTGGACCGGCCGTACCTGGCGTCGTCGCTGCGGGACTTCTGGGGCAGGCGGTGGAACCTCATGGTGCCCGCCATCCTCCGGCCGTCGGTGCACGGCCCCGTGCGCGCGCGCTTCGGCGACGCGGCGGGCGTCATGGCGACCTTCCTCGTCTCCGGGCTCATGCACGAGGTGATGTTCTACTACATCATGTGGCAGCCGCCCAGCGGCGAAGTGACCGCGTTCTTCGTCCTGCACGGCGCGTGCACTGCGGCGGAGGGGTGGTGGGCGCGGCACGCCGGGTGGTGGCGCCCGCCGCGGGCGGTGGCAGTGCCGCTCACGCTGGCGTTCGTGGGCGGGACGGGGATCTGGCTCTTCTTCCCTGCCATGGTCAGGGGCGGCCTGGACGAGCTTGTGCTGCAGGAGTGCCATGGCTTGGTGGCGGCCATGGAGCAGGCCGGCCGTTGGCTcgccggcggcgccgccgccggtcctATTCTTTCCACGCGCTGA